One genomic window of Sphingobacterium oryzagri includes the following:
- a CDS encoding TraB/GumN family protein — protein sequence MKTILSTFAALLLYVCANAQENSLLWKISGNGLTKESYLFGTLHMACSEDFEIPQKVVTAVAATDALAFEVDMTNTENMAILQSKMAPNPDFFKTISAEKKKAIDSALIANEIPPAIFDQVSPAVAISLLSLKGFDCKSMQDIKMMEVELKNLSQAKGKPVNELESATFQLDLLDSLFSPEDLYRYLTSGIDTKAYTKALVKAYFTEDLKQIEEMTNNTAFLTEANQEKLLHARNRGWIQKMPSLMQDKSYLFAVGAAHLIGENGVLQLLRDNGYTVTAVMN from the coding sequence ATGAAAACAATCTTATCAACTTTTGCAGCGTTATTGCTCTACGTATGCGCCAACGCTCAAGAAAACAGCTTGCTTTGGAAAATTTCGGGAAATGGCCTGACAAAAGAATCGTATCTTTTTGGAACATTGCACATGGCCTGTAGTGAAGATTTCGAAATCCCGCAAAAGGTCGTGACTGCTGTAGCCGCAACCGATGCTTTAGCCTTTGAAGTCGATATGACCAACACGGAAAACATGGCTATACTACAAAGCAAGATGGCACCGAATCCAGATTTTTTTAAAACGATTTCTGCTGAGAAGAAAAAAGCCATTGATAGTGCCTTAATTGCAAATGAAATTCCCCCGGCTATTTTCGATCAGGTGTCACCCGCCGTTGCTATCTCCTTACTTTCCCTAAAAGGCTTCGACTGCAAAAGTATGCAAGACATCAAAATGATGGAAGTCGAATTGAAAAACCTTAGTCAAGCCAAAGGAAAGCCTGTTAACGAGCTGGAGAGCGCAACATTCCAACTGGACTTGCTCGATAGTTTATTTTCCCCGGAAGATCTGTATCGCTACCTTACGTCGGGCATTGATACCAAAGCGTATACAAAAGCCTTGGTAAAAGCCTATTTTACAGAGGACTTGAAACAAATAGAGGAAATGACAAATAACACCGCTTTTCTGACAGAAGCTAATCAAGAAAAACTACTTCATGCACGAAATCGTGGTTGGATACAAAAAATGCCAAGCCTGATGCAGGATAAATCATATCTATTCGCGGTAGGCGCAGCACACTTAATCGGTGAAAATGGTGTCTTGCAATTGCTACGCGATAACGGTTATACCGTTACTGCTGTAATGAATTAA
- a CDS encoding ABC-F family ATP-binding cassette domain-containing protein: MINVSNLSLRFGKRVLFEDVNLKFTPGNCYGIIGANGAGKSTFLKIISGEVDQTTGSVSFTPGERMSVLNQNHYQFDEFTVLETVMMGNQELYKIMKEKDAIYMKEDFSDADGERAGELESLFAEMDGWNAENNAATLLSNLGIKEDQHYKLVKELDGNEKVRVLLAQALFGNPDILILDEPTNDLDINTIAWLEDFLADYEAIVLVVSHDRHFLDHVCTHIVDIDFAKMTIYSGNYSFWYESSQLALKQRSDQNKKTEDKIKELQEFIRRFSANASKSKQATSRKKALDKLNVEDIKPSNRKYPAIMFNQMDREPGDQILQVEGLSKTVNGEVFFKDISFMMNKGDKIAVLAENSLVTSAFYEILAGRDTDYTGEFKWGITITPTDMPIENAAYFDGVKDNLVDWLRNYTSKPDADEQFIRGFLGKMLFSGEEVMKKVSVLSGGEKMRCMFSKMMLQGANFLIFDEPTNHLDLESITALNNGMQDFRGSMLFTSRDHELTETVANRVIELTPNGIIDKLMTYDEYINSDVVKAQREELYAKKK; this comes from the coding sequence ATGATTAATGTTTCAAATCTTAGCCTTCGATTTGGCAAACGTGTGCTGTTCGAAGATGTTAATTTAAAATTTACTCCTGGAAATTGTTACGGAATTATTGGCGCTAACGGCGCTGGAAAATCTACGTTTCTGAAGATTATATCGGGTGAAGTGGATCAAACAACGGGTTCGGTATCGTTTACCCCGGGCGAACGGATGTCTGTCCTAAACCAGAATCACTATCAATTTGATGAATTTACGGTGCTGGAAACCGTGATGATGGGAAATCAGGAGCTGTACAAAATCATGAAAGAGAAAGACGCAATCTACATGAAAGAGGATTTCTCTGACGCGGATGGCGAACGTGCAGGTGAGTTAGAAAGCCTTTTTGCTGAAATGGATGGCTGGAATGCGGAGAATAATGCCGCAACGTTATTGAGTAACCTGGGGATCAAAGAAGATCAGCATTATAAATTGGTCAAAGAGCTTGACGGTAATGAAAAGGTACGCGTGCTTCTTGCGCAGGCCTTATTCGGAAATCCGGATATCTTGATTCTCGATGAGCCTACCAATGATTTGGATATCAATACCATCGCCTGGTTAGAAGATTTCCTGGCGGACTATGAAGCTATCGTATTGGTTGTGTCCCACGACCGTCACTTCCTGGATCACGTATGTACACATATCGTAGATATCGATTTCGCAAAAATGACTATCTATTCTGGTAACTATTCCTTCTGGTATGAATCTTCGCAGTTAGCGTTGAAACAACGTTCGGATCAGAATAAGAAAACGGAAGATAAGATCAAGGAATTGCAGGAATTTATCCGCCGTTTCTCGGCCAATGCCTCAAAGTCTAAACAAGCAACGTCGCGTAAGAAAGCGCTTGATAAGCTGAACGTGGAAGACATCAAACCGTCGAACAGAAAATATCCAGCGATCATGTTCAATCAAATGGACAGAGAGCCTGGCGATCAAATTCTACAGGTAGAAGGGTTAAGCAAAACGGTGAACGGTGAAGTGTTTTTCAAAGACATCAGCTTTATGATGAATAAAGGGGATAAGATTGCTGTACTAGCTGAAAATTCCTTGGTCACTTCGGCATTCTACGAAATTCTTGCAGGTCGTGATACTGACTATACCGGTGAGTTCAAGTGGGGAATCACCATCACGCCAACAGATATGCCGATTGAAAACGCCGCATACTTCGACGGAGTGAAAGACAACCTGGTAGACTGGCTCCGTAACTATACCAGTAAACCGGATGCAGATGAGCAATTTATCCGTGGTTTCTTAGGCAAAATGTTGTTTTCCGGAGAGGAAGTGATGAAGAAGGTATCAGTATTGTCCGGTGGTGAAAAAATGCGCTGCATGTTTTCTAAGATGATGCTACAAGGTGCTAATTTTTTGATCTTTGATGAGCCAACCAATCACTTAGATTTGGAATCAATCACTGCGTTGAACAATGGAATGCAAGATTTTAGAGGATCTATGTTGTTTACCTCACGTGACCACGAGCTGACCGAAACGGTGGCTAACCGTGTGATCGAATTAACGCCAAATGGTATTATCGATAAGTTGATGACCTACGATGAGTATATCAATTCAGACGTGGTTAAAGCGCAACGTGAAGAGCTTTACGCAAAGAAAAAATAA
- a CDS encoding DUF4091 domain-containing protein has protein sequence MLHAVAQDYKALPHDFHELADPNADTLSDWSDVTAGLHRTFVTIDKRFPRALAPDCSTSETTALTGWRGERLSAQILLWTTAALKDVTVSVSALQSDAAALPKDIVSARFVRYVMTDEFAGGCGHRSPENFAASLVPDMLDDCASFDLAARQVRPVWLTVRIPEDAKAGTYSARVEIASAAGEIAPLTLHVKVLDQVLPKANEWSYHLDQWQHPAAVARVSGTELWSDAHFEALKPVMQLLADAGQKVITTTLNKDPWNVQTCDPYADMITWIKQKDGTWRYDYRVFDRWVQLMLDLGVNKMINCYSIVPWNNEIHYVDQERNKVVRVSAKPGTPVFKELWTPFLRNFVDHLRTKGWLQISNIATDERSRVEMDAAFALLAAVCPELGVSYADNQKTYQRYPNSEDISIALGHPFSHEDRQDRKSRGLNSTFYICCSDAFPNQFTFSEPAESAYLAWYAEAAQFDGMLRWAFNSWVENPLQDSRFRTWPAGDTYIVYPGGRSSIRYERMLEGIQDYEKIQRLKTQLKQRNRLADLERLEKTIQRFNKVERYATWNADLNAAKALLNELSVTVVANGQD, from the coding sequence TTGCTACATGCTGTCGCACAAGATTACAAAGCTTTACCTCATGACTTTCACGAATTAGCCGATCCTAATGCCGATACGCTTTCGGACTGGTCGGATGTCACGGCAGGTTTACACCGCACATTTGTAACGATCGATAAGCGGTTTCCAAGAGCACTGGCGCCCGATTGCTCGACAAGTGAAACAACCGCATTGACGGGTTGGCGTGGCGAACGTCTATCCGCACAAATACTGCTATGGACTACGGCAGCTCTAAAGGATGTTACGGTTAGCGTGTCGGCTTTGCAAAGTGACGCAGCTGCGCTGCCAAAAGATATCGTATCGGCACGTTTTGTTCGCTACGTGATGACCGACGAGTTTGCTGGCGGCTGTGGACATCGGTCTCCAGAAAATTTTGCCGCTTCGCTCGTGCCTGATATGTTAGATGATTGTGCAAGCTTCGATCTGGCCGCGCGACAGGTGCGACCGGTTTGGCTGACTGTTCGTATTCCGGAAGATGCGAAAGCCGGAACATATAGCGCGCGTGTAGAGATCGCATCAGCAGCAGGAGAAATAGCACCGCTGACCTTGCACGTCAAGGTACTGGATCAAGTACTTCCAAAAGCAAATGAATGGAGCTATCATCTCGATCAATGGCAACATCCGGCAGCGGTAGCGCGTGTTAGCGGTACCGAGCTCTGGTCTGATGCACATTTTGAAGCATTAAAACCGGTTATGCAACTGCTGGCAGATGCTGGGCAAAAAGTCATTACTACCACGCTCAATAAAGATCCGTGGAATGTGCAAACCTGCGATCCGTATGCGGACATGATCACTTGGATAAAGCAAAAAGATGGCACTTGGCGTTACGACTATCGGGTTTTTGATCGCTGGGTGCAGTTGATGTTAGATCTTGGCGTTAATAAAATGATTAATTGCTATTCCATTGTGCCGTGGAACAATGAAATTCACTACGTAGATCAAGAACGTAATAAAGTCGTTCGTGTATCGGCAAAGCCGGGGACGCCTGTTTTTAAGGAACTATGGACACCATTTTTACGCAATTTTGTGGATCATTTACGTACGAAAGGCTGGCTACAGATCAGCAATATCGCGACTGATGAACGTTCGCGCGTAGAAATGGATGCTGCCTTTGCGCTGCTAGCAGCTGTTTGTCCGGAACTTGGCGTGTCTTATGCCGACAACCAGAAAACTTATCAGCGTTATCCCAATAGTGAAGATATCAGCATTGCGCTCGGTCATCCTTTTTCTCATGAAGATAGGCAGGACCGGAAATCACGCGGGCTTAACAGCACATTTTACATATGCTGTAGCGATGCATTTCCCAATCAGTTTACGTTTTCAGAACCTGCTGAATCTGCCTATCTCGCCTGGTATGCCGAAGCGGCGCAGTTTGACGGCATGTTGCGTTGGGCTTTCAATTCCTGGGTGGAAAATCCTCTGCAAGATTCCCGTTTTCGTACCTGGCCTGCTGGCGATACCTATATCGTATACCCCGGCGGAAGAAGTTCGATTCGCTATGAGCGTATGCTGGAGGGAATCCAGGATTACGAAAAAATACAACGGTTAAAAACGCAACTTAAGCAGCGTAACAGACTGGCCGATTTAGAACGGTTGGAAAAAACTATACAGCGTTTCAACAAGGTGGAACGCTATGCAACTTGGAATGCCGATTTAAATGCGGCAAAAGCCTTGCTAAACGAACTGTCGGTCACGGTTGTTGCTAACGGTCAGGACTAG
- a CDS encoding DEAD/DEAH box helicase has protein sequence MRDALGGYGIAIRSFRELSEVDLLAHYDRADIPDRTDVHRLRARTIHINHATFSIGGTLSTDQQIIVELQQHNIRVHCSCALHATYLCYHEMLALVALITQENYRSFFDEQTRLRILLPYASRYGLENEATLDQYFSLTYDKGNLIVQPKQEHILAVDSHMPDKSLQEILHTKKKRPPLPAPTKQRILVWSKHRFYNQLRFELLDADHTQAGKPKAPFEFIDPTPLLWNTKDVSEAKLYAALANFQQHDAEVDEEAVLNALHIVCEYSKHLALYYHDQAISEKVNSKSLRPATLQLLDATIELHVFQRKPFYEIKAFLRWQDERLPLKTLPVHYRYFLRRQDNFYLLRDIATLRLLEYFRKGPETLLVHASKYDDFVTHTLQPLADIIHIHYAYVRPASPEERKRYQTDQACLIYLSQENSYVNITPVMRYGAIEIPLPSKKQVLDRDGNGHTFVVDRDLDREDKFQQIVAKQHPDFEAQQQEMHYFYLHHQHFLADEWFLQAFEAWRNEGIEILGFQEMNLTKLSPYKAKIDIKIVSGTDWFNVKIAASFGQQHLSIKQLHRAIRHKSKYVTLDDGRTAVLPADWLDKIARFFQFGVLEADLLRLPKMGLTAVQELFDAEVLPQEIVAELDTLNKKLSGLKKRSKVNIPTTLKAQLRSYQLDGLHWLNQLDDLNLGGCLADDMGLGKTLQIIALLLLQKEKGQSGVNLVITPTSLLFNWEQELTKFAPSLRVLCLQGGSRDKLYEKLPDYDVVLCSYGLLVSDIVKLKQYTFNILVLDESQAIKNPSSERYTAARLLQARVRFVVTGTPIENSTYDLYGQLSFACPGLLGNQQFFRDTYATPIDRFDDSKRALSLQQKVAPFILRRSKQQVAKELPEKTEMVIYCEMGAQQREIYDSYEAELRDYLEGESDDELQKSNMHILAGLTRLRQICNAPVLLQEGYEATISAKLDALMERLLEITPEHKVLVFSQFVTMLDLVKDALDNAHIASVTLNGKTKDRARVVDTFQQDETKRVFLISLKVGGVGLNLTAADYVFLIDPWWNPAVENQAIDRSYRIGQGKHVVAVRLICLNTVEEKIMHLQDKKRTLAGEMIKTDTDITQKFGKKDWLDLLQ, from the coding sequence ATGAGAGATGCACTTGGTGGATATGGTATAGCGATACGAAGCTTTCGAGAACTTTCCGAGGTAGATTTGCTGGCGCATTACGATCGGGCGGATATTCCGGATCGTACAGACGTACATCGACTTCGTGCACGCACGATCCATATTAACCATGCGACATTCAGCATCGGCGGCACACTGTCTACCGATCAACAGATTATCGTCGAGCTACAGCAGCATAACATACGCGTGCACTGCTCCTGTGCGCTTCATGCTACTTACTTGTGCTATCATGAAATGCTTGCTCTGGTGGCGCTTATCACGCAAGAAAATTACCGTAGCTTTTTTGATGAACAGACCAGACTGCGTATCTTATTACCTTATGCGAGCCGTTATGGTCTCGAAAACGAAGCAACGCTCGATCAGTATTTTAGTTTGACCTATGATAAGGGAAATCTAATCGTACAGCCAAAACAAGAACATATTTTGGCCGTGGATAGTCATATGCCGGATAAAAGTCTGCAGGAGATTCTGCACACAAAAAAGAAGCGACCACCACTTCCTGCGCCAACAAAACAACGAATTTTGGTCTGGAGCAAGCATCGTTTTTACAACCAACTGCGTTTCGAACTGCTGGATGCTGACCATACCCAAGCGGGAAAACCCAAAGCTCCTTTTGAATTTATTGATCCGACGCCACTGCTCTGGAACACGAAAGATGTTTCCGAAGCCAAATTATATGCAGCGCTGGCAAACTTCCAACAGCATGATGCCGAAGTGGATGAAGAAGCTGTACTAAATGCTCTGCATATCGTTTGCGAATACAGTAAGCATCTCGCGTTATACTACCACGATCAGGCCATTTCTGAAAAAGTCAACAGCAAATCGCTTCGCCCGGCAACTTTACAACTACTGGATGCCACAATCGAGCTCCACGTATTTCAACGCAAACCATTTTATGAGATCAAGGCTTTTTTACGATGGCAGGACGAGCGTCTTCCTTTAAAAACACTGCCCGTTCACTACCGCTACTTTTTGAGACGCCAAGATAATTTTTACCTGCTGCGTGATATAGCCACTTTGCGTCTTTTGGAGTATTTCCGAAAAGGACCAGAAACTTTATTGGTACATGCTTCCAAGTATGACGACTTCGTTACGCATACTTTGCAACCCTTAGCAGATATCATACACATCCACTATGCTTATGTACGCCCCGCAAGCCCAGAAGAAAGAAAACGCTACCAAACAGATCAAGCCTGTTTAATCTATCTGAGCCAAGAGAATAGTTATGTAAACATTACACCGGTCATGCGCTATGGCGCTATCGAAATACCGCTACCCTCGAAAAAACAGGTATTGGACAGGGATGGAAACGGCCATACTTTTGTCGTGGATCGCGATTTGGATAGGGAAGACAAATTTCAGCAGATCGTAGCGAAACAGCATCCTGATTTTGAGGCGCAACAGCAGGAAATGCATTACTTTTACCTGCATCATCAGCATTTTTTAGCCGACGAATGGTTTCTTCAGGCGTTTGAAGCCTGGCGCAATGAAGGCATAGAAATTTTGGGATTTCAAGAGATGAACCTCACCAAACTGAGTCCGTATAAAGCAAAAATTGATATCAAAATAGTTAGTGGCACCGATTGGTTTAACGTCAAAATAGCCGCATCCTTTGGTCAGCAGCATCTTTCGATCAAGCAGTTGCACCGGGCTATCCGGCATAAAAGCAAGTACGTCACGCTGGATGATGGCCGCACGGCTGTACTTCCGGCAGACTGGCTCGACAAAATAGCCCGTTTTTTTCAGTTTGGCGTGCTTGAGGCCGATCTGCTGCGGCTGCCAAAAATGGGTTTAACAGCCGTTCAGGAACTCTTTGACGCAGAAGTTTTACCACAGGAAATCGTTGCCGAACTGGATACGCTGAACAAGAAGTTATCGGGTTTAAAAAAACGCAGCAAGGTTAATATCCCAACGACACTAAAAGCACAACTACGTTCTTACCAGCTCGACGGACTTCATTGGCTAAACCAGTTGGATGATTTAAACCTGGGCGGCTGTCTTGCTGACGATATGGGACTAGGCAAAACTTTGCAAATCATCGCACTCCTTTTGCTGCAAAAAGAGAAAGGGCAAAGCGGCGTTAACCTGGTTATTACGCCGACCTCCCTATTGTTTAACTGGGAGCAAGAGCTCACCAAGTTTGCGCCGTCACTACGTGTGTTGTGCCTGCAAGGCGGATCTCGCGACAAACTGTACGAAAAACTGCCTGATTACGACGTCGTACTCTGCTCTTACGGCTTACTAGTTTCCGATATCGTTAAGCTAAAGCAGTATACATTTAATATCTTAGTATTGGACGAATCTCAGGCGATAAAAAATCCGAGTTCAGAACGTTATACAGCCGCACGTCTACTGCAAGCAAGGGTGCGCTTTGTCGTCACCGGAACGCCCATTGAAAACAGTACGTACGATCTGTATGGGCAATTATCGTTCGCTTGTCCGGGTCTGCTGGGCAACCAACAGTTTTTCAGAGATACATATGCTACGCCTATCGATCGTTTTGACGACAGCAAGCGCGCCCTATCGTTGCAGCAAAAAGTTGCTCCTTTCATCCTACGCCGTAGCAAGCAGCAGGTCGCAAAAGAACTTCCCGAAAAGACAGAAATGGTTATCTATTGCGAAATGGGCGCACAACAGCGTGAGATATACGATAGTTACGAGGCCGAATTGCGTGATTATTTGGAAGGAGAAAGTGACGATGAACTTCAAAAAAGCAACATGCACATTTTAGCCGGTCTTACCCGTTTACGACAGATATGCAATGCGCCGGTGTTACTCCAAGAAGGATACGAAGCCACTATTTCCGCAAAACTGGACGCTTTGATGGAGCGTTTGCTCGAGATCACTCCGGAGCACAAAGTATTGGTCTTTTCGCAATTTGTTACGATGTTAGATTTGGTGAAAGACGCATTGGATAACGCGCATATCGCGAGCGTAACGCTCAACGGAAAGACGAAAGACCGTGCCCGGGTTGTAGACACTTTTCAGCAGGATGAAACAAAGCGTGTATTTTTGATTAGTCTTAAAGTTGGTGGTGTAGGGTTGAATCTTACCGCCGCAGATTATGTTTTTTTGATCGACCCTTGGTGGAACCCGGCGGTAGAAAACCAAGCCATAGATCGCAGTTATCGAATAGGTCAGGGAAAACACGTGGTGGCTGTTCGCCTGATCTGCCTAAATACAGTGGAGGAAAAGATTATGCACTTACAGGATAAAAAACGGACATTGGCTGGCGAGATGATCAAGACCGATACAGACATCACGCAAAAGTTCGGCAAAAAAGATTGGCTTGATTTACTGCAATAA
- a CDS encoding DUF6965 family protein, with amino-acid sequence MTIDELKAELMGQSFPDRVTISVDQVVTDVDLFLKIQFIEVEKWKKDIEKCPAYVRLKRFRDAVRSETAAE; translated from the coding sequence ATGACTATAGACGAATTGAAAGCTGAATTAATGGGCCAATCTTTTCCCGATCGGGTGACTATTTCTGTGGATCAAGTGGTAACCGATGTTGACCTTTTTCTTAAAATTCAATTTATTGAGGTCGAAAAATGGAAAAAAGATATTGAAAAATGTCCGGCCTATGTAAGACTAAAGCGCTTTCGGGATGCCGTTCGTAGCGAGACAGCTGCCGAATAA
- a CDS encoding aldo/keto reductase gives MQYLRLNDGHEVPLLGFGTYKATEQEGIASVENALANGYRLIDTAAKYENEEQVGKGMILSGIPRADIIVTTKLWRENLGYAETKQAFAQSLEKLGLAYIDIYLIHWPANAKNYADWKQANADAWRAMEELQAEGKIRTIGVSNFWPEHLDALLETATVVPAINQIEFHPGYWQPEVLSYCREKGIAIESWSPLARGKVFGNPVLEAIAARHGKTVSQICLRWVIQHGVIVIPKSTSLARIVENSAIFDFELAATEMEEINTLPEMGFSGELPNIWPDRATIK, from the coding sequence ATGCAATATTTACGATTAAATGATGGGCATGAAGTGCCTCTTTTGGGCTTCGGAACATACAAAGCAACGGAGCAAGAAGGGATTGCGTCTGTAGAAAACGCGTTAGCCAACGGCTATCGACTAATCGATACGGCCGCTAAGTATGAAAATGAGGAACAGGTTGGAAAAGGAATGATATTAAGCGGTATTCCGCGAGCGGATATTATCGTCACGACGAAACTGTGGCGCGAAAATTTAGGCTATGCCGAAACAAAGCAAGCATTTGCCCAGTCGCTGGAGAAGCTCGGTTTAGCGTACATCGATATTTATTTGATCCACTGGCCAGCGAATGCTAAAAACTATGCCGATTGGAAACAAGCCAACGCCGATGCCTGGCGTGCGATGGAAGAATTACAGGCCGAAGGAAAGATCAGGACGATAGGGGTGAGCAACTTTTGGCCGGAACATCTGGATGCGCTGCTGGAAACAGCCACCGTTGTACCCGCCATAAACCAAATCGAATTTCATCCGGGCTATTGGCAACCGGAGGTGCTGTCTTATTGCCGGGAAAAAGGTATTGCTATCGAGTCGTGGTCGCCTTTAGCACGCGGAAAAGTATTTGGAAACCCCGTGCTCGAAGCAATCGCCGCGCGCCACGGAAAAACGGTTTCGCAAATTTGTCTCCGTTGGGTAATTCAACATGGCGTTATCGTTATCCCGAAATCTACGTCATTGGCGCGTATCGTTGAAAATAGCGCCATTTTTGATTTTGAATTAGCTGCTACAGAGATGGAAGAAATCAATACCTTGCCCGAAATGGGCTTTAGTGGCGAATTACCCAATATCTGGCCAGATCGAGCAACAATAAAATAA
- a CDS encoding NAD(P)-dependent oxidoreductase — translation MSRKNKKELKMQNEEIGFIGLGNMGHPMAKNLEKAGFPLTVYNRTSARTAGFAQTTHIAENLATLVSRSNIIFTMLTNDAAAKAVYEQILVQDIAGKLFVDMSTIAQDTSIHIAKALAVKQAALLDAPVAGSTAPATEGTLLFMLGGEDSDVARAKPYLEKMGKTIKHLGPNGQGLAAKIAINYFLSIIYQGLAEMTLLSDSLGIAREDMLAIVNGSASGSGATKVKTPMLLQGDFAPAFALDLMLKDVRLAKALGADFPLGNAAVNTLEKASEAGHGANDVMDIITYLKEQTG, via the coding sequence ATAAGCAGGAAAAACAAAAAAGAATTAAAGATGCAAAATGAAGAAATAGGTTTTATCGGTTTAGGCAATATGGGCCATCCGATGGCCAAAAATTTGGAGAAAGCGGGCTTTCCGCTTACCGTATACAACCGCACGTCGGCAAGAACAGCCGGTTTTGCGCAGACTACCCATATCGCGGAAAATTTAGCTACACTCGTGTCGCGCAGCAATATTATCTTCACCATGCTGACGAACGATGCTGCAGCAAAAGCAGTGTATGAGCAGATTTTGGTGCAAGATATCGCGGGAAAACTGTTTGTCGATATGAGTACGATTGCGCAAGATACGTCAATTCACATCGCAAAAGCGCTGGCTGTAAAACAGGCGGCATTGTTGGACGCTCCAGTGGCGGGCAGTACTGCGCCAGCAACAGAGGGAACGTTGTTGTTTATGTTGGGCGGCGAGGATAGCGATGTAGCGCGTGCAAAACCCTATTTAGAAAAAATGGGTAAGACCATCAAACATCTTGGCCCCAACGGGCAAGGATTAGCGGCTAAGATTGCTATCAATTATTTTCTGTCTATTATCTATCAGGGATTGGCCGAGATGACTTTACTTTCCGATTCGTTAGGTATTGCTCGGGAAGATATGTTAGCTATTGTCAATGGCAGCGCCAGTGGCAGCGGTGCCACGAAAGTAAAGACGCCGATGCTTTTGCAAGGTGACTTTGCTCCAGCTTTTGCACTCGATTTAATGCTCAAAGATGTGCGACTGGCGAAGGCCTTAGGCGCCGACTTTCCATTGGGCAATGCCGCGGTAAACACGTTGGAAAAAGCCAGTGAAGCTGGGCATGGTGCAAATGATGTCATGGATATTATTACTTATTTAAAAGAACAGACGGGCTAG